In a genomic window of Henningerozyma blattae CBS 6284 chromosome 9, complete genome:
- the KRE1 gene encoding Kre1p (similar to Saccharomyces cerevisiae KRE1 (YNL322C); ancestral locus Anc_3.18) — MKFITSFFWALLFQLSYVLAVDPAAADPNTQMVTITRVTTNALAQQFTLTETLPANAAAVIDDETATAKTTANTIKGKTTTTGKTTTTGKTTTTGKTTTTTGTAKTDVYTTVITTKNAAGVAQTLTQTITGTATPAVVAAAAATTSANTGTYTTVVTTTNNLGITVTLTQTITGTPITTVPTAATTPNTGVYTTVITTTNDLGTTVTLTQTLTGTPTLTAVTAAASSASVSTGVYTTVITTTDAAGESVTLTETITGTLPTASATNVKLYTTIITTTDGSGNSITYTQLVTSLSSSTSSSSVTSGSNSDTSSSTVDNNVHTGTRPDPSTHFTPPPASPVTTLKIDTFVTITEGSTRTYTTKRSPTVMWVTVTVDGKSAVVSTTYVQRFSTQYSVIASPSSGSIGYGSLTPKKSNGKFVAKKAINIVTENFANQISPVYKLAGLFVAAFLFFL, encoded by the coding sequence atgaaatttattacatCTTTCTTCTGGGCCTTGTTATTCCAACTTTCATATGTTCTAGCGGTAGATCCAGCAGCAGCTGATCCTAATACCCAGATGGTCACTATTACACGTGTTACTACCAATGCCTTAGCTCAACAATTTACATTAACTGAAACTTTACCAGCAAATGCGGCAGCAgttattgatgatgaaacaGCTACTGCTAAAACTACTGCCAATACTATAAAAGGCAAAACAACTACTACTGGTAAAACAACTACCACTGGGAAGACAACCACTACTGGTAAAACCACCACCACTACAGGTACTGCCAAGACAGACGTTTATACTACTGTTATTACTACTAAGAATGCTGCAGGTGTTGCTCAAACTTTAACTCAAACTATAACTGGTACTGCCACCCctgctgttgttgctgCCGCTGCCGCCACTACCTCTGCTAACACTGGTACTTACACAACTGTAGTCACTACTACCAATAACCTTGGTATTACTGTAACTTTAACCCAAACCATTACTGGTACTCCAATTACTACTGTCCCTACTGCTGCTACCACTCCTAACACTGGTGTTTACACAACTGTTATAACCACGACTAATGATCTTGGTACTACTGTTACTTTAACTCAAACTTTAACCGGTACTCCGACTTTAACTGCTGTCACTGCTGCTGCCAGTAGCGCTTCAGTTTCTACCGGTGTTTATACAACTGTTATCACAACAACTGATGCTGCTGGTGAATCTGTTACTTTAACTGAAACCATTACTGGTACTTTACCAACCGCTTCTGCAACCAACGTCAAATTATATACTACAATCATCACTACCACTGATGGATCTGGTAACTCAATCACTTATACTCAACTAGTTACTAGTTTATCTTCATCtacatcatcttcatcagtAACTTCAGGAAGTAACTCTGATACTTCTAGTTCAACAGTTGATAACAATGTTCACACAGGTACTAGACCAGACCCATCTACCCATTTCACTCCACCACCAGCTTCTCCAGTAActactttaaaaattgatacATTTGTCACCATCACCGAAGGATCCACGAGGACTTACACTACAAAGAGATCTCCAACTGTTATGTGGGTGACTGTCACTGTTGATGGTAAATCTGCCGTTGTCTCCACTACATACGTTCAAAGATTCTCTACACAATACAGTGTTATAGCCTCACCATCCTCCGGTTCCATTGGCTATGGGTCATTAACTCCTAAAAAATCTAATGGTAAATTCGTCGCTAAGAAAGctattaatattgtaaCTGAAAATTTTGCTAATCAAATATCTCCAGTTTACAAGCTAGCTGGCCTATTTGTTGCagcatttttatttttcttgtaa
- the TBLA0I00540 gene encoding CDC50/LEM3 family protein (similar to Saccharomyces cerevisiae LEM3 (YNL323W); ancestral locus Anc_3.16): MANFDLTKVGVFHRKEKASATPDPVQEVEEELDASELEDFEDSGPRIIKNRRPKENKFTQQRIAAWNPVYTPQTVLPIYFIIAFIFVIVGGCTLAISSRVDEIVIYYHECKNSAPSDGSWGSMDEKQYNYDFHKNKTFNTAPQWRFIDNVNDDSEERGTCEIRFIVPETIKKNVYVNYLLENFSPNHRRYVLSYSEDQLRGMEADYKKIHENTGINCKPLSRNEEGKLYYPCGLIANSMFNDSFPFQLTNVQDPTKNYSLTNKNTNWHSDRQRFKKTKYNYTEIAPPPYWVKKYPDGYNETNVPNIQEWPEFQNWMRPAAFDKFAKLIRRNDNESLEAGEYQIDIGLHWPVTEFNGKKGIYITHGSPIGGKNFFLGIVYLIGGCICAALALVFGVFWMFGGRKIGDQSELSWNKDKFSQF, translated from the coding sequence ATGGCAAACTTTGATTTAACAAAGGTGGGTGTTTTCCATCGTAAGGAAAAGGCTTCTGCTACTCCCGATCCTGTACAGGAAGTggaagaagaattagatgCCTCTGAATTAGAAGACTTCGAAGATTCTGGTCCTCGTATCATTAAGAACAGAAGGCCCAAAGAGAACAAATTTACACAACAAAGAATAGCGGCTTGGAACCCAGTTTATACCCCACAAACTGTCCTACCgatttatttcattattgcATTCATATTCGTCATTGTTGGTGGTTGCACCTTGGCCATCTCCAGCAGAGTCGATGAAATAGTAATATATTATCACGAATGTAAAAATTCTGCTCCAAGTGATGGTTCATGGGGTTCTATGGATgaaaaacaatataattatGATTTTCATAAGAACAAAACATTTAATACTGCTCCACAATGGAGATTTATTGATAACGTTAATGACGATTCTGAGGAAAGAGGTACATGTGAAATAAGATTTATTGTCCCCGAAACtataaaaaagaatgtTTATGTAAATTACTTGTTGGAAAACTTCTCTCCAAATCACAGACGTTATGTATTATCGTATAGTGAGGATCAGTTAAGGGGTATGGAGGCTGATTATAAGAAGATTCATGAGAATACAGGTATTAATTGTAAACCGCTATCTAGAAATGAAGAAGGTAAGTTGTACTACCCCTGTGGATTAATCGCCAATTCCATGTTTAATGATTCTTTTCCATTTCAATTAACAAATGTTCAAGACCCAactaaaaattattctttaacaaataaaaatactaacTGGCATTCCGATAGACAAAGATTtaagaaaacaaaatataattatacaGAAATTGCTCCACCACCTTATTGGGTTAAAAAGTATCCAGATGGTTATAACGAAACTAATGTTCCAAACATCCAAGAATGGCCGGAGTTCCAAAACTGGATGAGACCAGCTgcatttgataaatttgcAAAATTAATTCGTCGTAATGACAATGAATCCTTAGAAGCTGGTGAATACCAAATTGATATTGGTTTACATTGGCCAGTTACCGAATTTAATGGTAAAAAGGGTATTTATATTACTCATGGTTCACCAATTGGTGGTAAGAATTTCTTCCTAGGGATTGTTTATTTAATCGGTGGCTGTATATGTGCTGCCTTAGCCTTAGTATTTGGGGTATTCTGGATGTTTGGTGGTAGAAAGATTGGTGATCAATCTGAATTATCATGGAACAAAGATAAATTCTCCCAATTCTAA
- the PEX6 gene encoding AAA family ATPase peroxin 6 (similar to Saccharomyces cerevisiae PEX6 (YNL329C); ancestral locus Anc_3.9): MYKETELNDAINVILLFDSQVDPSTCRISMALFRELGNCQHACIDIPSYTNIIRESRAINIVVDSSITGDNRIVVNPLLFGTDTDLPTINTATIRQLENTIEMLEAVKILLTANLYDRLHNLGKKEEILEFFRIKYNLQEDKSILNKNESLDIVHCKIIDCYPFNHGFVNFKKTKFIFKKDIDNILGLKTHFPILKQEMPLQSVELPIKCLPIPITNDLIKPSPPKDGDLTICGFVSPDILLALGIASGDSVVIMSEHNKKAIKLYTLLSPSSLPSQILYLHPRIKASFTGIPKIKILNNSLTLYDIHVTPIASVVSLAKVGSLLQVQKVHQSNIIYNLQVYFKSAKRILQKGDMIPISFDSNVSSNTTESNIIYQQSKKKDSLVWFIVDQIKYDKTNIISQYSDIEIAAVDPTQTKLLTSNIVSRQNMTKTECDLGRFFNLGKNIEFNNNIFPYVPILKNRLTVLNSCSSKGIAHGAFIIIHSHTANVGKRQVVKSIALDLGIELIEIDCMYLNATQGTLDDVNKIIATIEARLEAILPYVHSSIVLLSHLDVILMRKDANHDIIGARLAEILDIELTHLIEEYSSNYPGTIFISTMNDYDKLPSNLLSIRTFELEIPVPSASQRTSIFNWYLFFENLNEVSYNNIVIRTTRDIDIAKFSQMSAGLTPLDIKLIVETSKSKCLRSYLKNKNSRFVKGVPNICYMSNEVIIGMIDDARAEYSRSIGAPTIPNVLWDDVGGVEHAKKEILDTIDMPLKHPELFSSGMKKRSGLLFYGPPGTGKTLIAKAIATNFSLNFFSVKGPELLNMYIGESEANVRRVFQKARDAKPCVIFFDELDSVAPKRGNQGDSGGVMDRIVSQLLAELDGMNSNGDGIFVIGATNRPDLLDEALLRPGRFDTLLYLGLADTDEKQINILQALTRKFNLADDLKLEDIAKMCPYNYTGADFYALCSDAMLAAMTRVAEETDQKLKDYNKNNDKQLSIKQWFDQICTPEDITIKVSNTDFEKSLKQLVPSISEGELQHYLNIKHKFENSKENKP, encoded by the coding sequence ATGTACAAAGAAACAGAACTTAATGATGCTATTAATGTTATTTTACTATTTGATTCACAGGTAGATCCCTCCACCTGCAGAATTTCGATGGCTCTGTTCAGAGAGCTTGGTAATTGTCAACATGCTTGCATCGATATTCCTAGttatacaaatattattcgAGAAAGTAGAGCTATCAATATTGTAGTAGATTCATCGATTACTGGTGACAACAGAATTGTAGTGaatccattattatttggaacCGATACAGACCTCCCAACAATAAACACTGCAACAATAAgacaattagaaaatacCATCGAGATGTTGGAAGCAGTTAAAATTTTGCTAACTGCAAATTTATATGATAGGTTACATAACCTTGGAAAAAAGgaagaaattttagaatttttcagaATTAAATACAATTTACAAGAAGATAAATctatattgaataaaaatgaatcaCTAGATATCGTACATTGCAAAATCATTGATTGTTATCCATTTAATCATGGATTTGTCAACTTTAAAAAGACTAAGTTTATATTTAAGAAGGATATCGACAATATTTTGGGATTAAAGACtcattttccaattttaaagCAAGAAATGCCCTTGCAATCTGTCGAGCTTCCAATAAAATGTCTACCTATACCTATAACcaatgatttaataaaacCGTCTCCTCCTAAGGATGGAGATTTAACCATATGTGGCTTTGTTAGTCCTGATATTCTATTAGCATTAGGAATTGCAAGTGGAGATTCAGTTGTCATTATGTCTGAACATAACAAGAAAGccataaaattatatacttTACTATCACCCAGTTCCCTCCCGAGCCAGATATTGTACCTTCATCCTCGCATTAAAGCGTCATTTACTGGTATTCctaaaataaagatattaaacaaCTCACTAACTCTGTATGATATTCATGTGACTCCAATTGCATCAGTTGTTTCCTTGGCGAAGGTAGGCTCTTTACTACAAGTACAGAAAGTGCATCAAAGTaacattatttataatCTACAGGTCTATTTTAAATCAGCAAAGAGAATACTTCAAAAAGGTGATATGATTCCTATTTCATTTGATAGCAATGTTTCGAGCAACACAACAGAGTCcaatataatatatcaaCAAAGTAAGAAAAAAGACTCTCTTGTGTGGTTTATTGTGGATCAGATAAAATATGACAAGacaaatataatatctCAATACAgtgatattgaaattgcTGCTGTTGATCCCACTCAAACCAAACTTCTAACATCTAATATAGTTTCTAGACAAAATATGACCAAAACCGAATGTGATCTTGGgagattttttaatcttggAAAGAATATCGAgtttaacaataatatatttccCTATGTACcaatattgaagaatagATTGACAGTACTAAATTCCTGCTCATCTAAAGGTATCGCACATGGtgcatttattattattcattcaCATACTGCCAATGTTGGAAAGCGACAAGTTGTCAAGAGTATTGCGCTTGACCTGGGAATTGAACTTATCGAAATAGACTGTATGTATTTAAATGCCACACAAGGAACATTAGATGATgtcaataaaataattgcCACTATAGAAGCTCGATTAGAAGCAATATTGCCCTACGTTCATTCATCCATTGTTTTACTCTCGCATTTGGatgtaatattaatgaGAAAAGATGCAAATCATGATATAATAGGTGCAAGATTAGCTGAAATTCTTGATATAGAATTAACTCATCtaattgaagaatattCTAGCAATTACCCTGGGacaatatttatttcaacTATGAATGATTATGACAAACTACCTTCAAATTTACTATCTATAAGAACCTTTGAGCTAGAAATTCCAGTACCTTCTGCATCTCAAAGAACCTCGATCTTTAATTGGtatttattctttgaaaatttaaacgAAGTAtcttataataatattgttattcGAACTACTAGAGATATTGATATTGCTAAGTTTTCTCAAATGTCCGCTGGGTTAACTCCATTAGACATAAAACTGATCGTTGAAACTTCTAAGTCTAAATGTTTAAGAAGTTATTTAAAGAACAAGAATTCGAGATTTGTAAAAGGAGTACCAAATATTTGCTATATGTCTAATGAGGTCATTATAGGAATGATTGATGATGCAAGAGCTGAATATTCTAGATCAATTGGTGCTCCTACGATTCCAAATGTTTTGTGGGATGATGTAGGTGGTGTAGAACATGCTAAGAAGGAAATTTTAGATACCATAGATATGCCTTTGAAACACCCAGAACTATTTTCATCAGgaatgaagaaaagaagTGGTCTTTTGTTTTACGGCCCACCGGGTACTGGTAAAACATTAATTGCGAAAGCTATTGCAACTAacttttcattaaatttttttagcGTTAAAGGTCCAGAACTTttaaatatgtatattGGAGAATCTGAAGCTAATGTTAGAAGAGTATTTCAAAAGGCAAGAGATGCAAAACCGTgtgttatattttttgatgaattagacTCTGTAGCACCAAAGAGGGGTAATCAGGGAGATTCTGGTGGTGTGATGGATCGAATTGTTTCTCAGCTACTTGCGGAATTAGATGGAATGAACTCAAACGGTGATGGAATTTTTGTAATAGGCGCTACCAACAGGCCCGATTTACTAGATGAAGCATTACTAAGACCTGGTAGATTTGATACCTTATTATATCTTGGTTTAGCAGACACGGATGAGAAGCAGATCAATATATTACAAGCTTTAACACGAAAATTTAATCTAGCAGATGATcttaaattagaagatatAGCTAAAATGTGTCCATACAATTATACTGGTGCAGATTTTTATGCATTATGCTCAGATGCAATGCTTGCTGCTATGACGAGAGTTGCTGAGGAAACtgatcaaaaattaaaggactataataaaaataatgataaacaGCTTTCTATTAAACAATGGTTTGACCAAATATGTACACCAGAAGATATTACAATAAAAGTTTCAAACAcagattttgaaaaatccTTAAAACAATTAGTTCCTAGTATATCAGAAGGAGAATTGcaacattatttaaatatcaaacataaatttgaaaattcaaaagaaaataagcCTTAG
- the RPD3 gene encoding histone deacetylase RPD3 (similar to Saccharomyces cerevisiae RPD3 (YNL330C); ancestral locus Anc_3.8) — MVFEAKPFDPITVKPNDKKRVAYFYDADVGNYAYGAGHPMKPHRIRMTHSLIMNYGLYKNMEIYRAKPATKQEMCQFHTDEYIDFLSRVTPDNLDMFKKESVKFNVGDDCPVFDGLYEYCSISGGGSMEGAARLNRGKCDVAINYAGGLHHAKKSEASGFCFLNDIVLGIIELLRYHPRVLYIDIDVHHGDGVEEAFYTTDRVMTCSFHKYGEFFPGTGELRDTGVGNGKNYAVNVPLRDGIDDATYRSVFEPVISKIMEWYQPSAVVLQCGGDSLSGDRLGCFNLSMQGHANCVNFVKSFNIPMMVVGGGGYTMRNVARTWCFETGLLNNVILDSELPYNDYYEYYGPDYKLDVRPSNMFNVNTPEYLDKILTTIFSNLEHTKYAPSVQLNHVPRDPEDQGDVEEDSTEAKDTKGGSQYARDQIVESTNEFY, encoded by the coding sequence atggtcTTCGAAGCAAAGCCATTTGATCCTATTACAGTTAAGCCTAATGATAAGAAACGTGTTGCATACTTCTATGATGCAGACGTTGGTAATTATGCATACGGTGCAGGCCATCCTATGAAACCACACAGAATAAGAATGACCCATTCGTTAATTATGAATTATGGTCTCTACAAAAATATGGAGATTTATAGGGCAAAACCTGCTACGAAGCAAGAGATGTGTCAGTTCCATACAgatgaatatattgattttttatctcGTGTTACACCTGATAACTTGGATATGTTTAAGAAAGAAAGTGTGAAATTCAATGTCGGTGATGATTGTCCAGTGTTTGATGGTCTCTATGAATATTGTAGTATTTCTGGTGGGGGTTCCATGGAAGGTGCTGCAAGATTAAATAGAGGCAAATGTGATGTAGCAATCAATTATGCAGGGGGATTGCATCATGCTAAAAAATCGGAAGCCTCGGggttttgttttttaaatgatattgtTTTAGGTATCATTGAATTACTCAGATATCATCCAAGAGTCTTATACATAGATATCGACGTTCATCATGGTGATGGTGTCGAAGAAGCTTTTTACACAACCGACCGTGTCATGACATGTTCATTTCATAAATATGGTGAATTTTTCCCAGGTACTGGTGAATTAAGAGATACTGGTGTTGGTAACGGTAAGAATTATGCTGTTAACGTGCCATTAAGGGATGGGATTGACGATGCAACATACAGATCAGTTTTTGAACCAGTAATATCGAAAATTATGGAATGGTACCAACCATCAGCAGTTGTGCTACAATGTGGTGGTGATTCTTTATCAGGAGATCGTTTGGGGTGCTTCAACCTTTCGATGCAAGGTCATGCAAATTGTGTCAACTTTGtcaaatcttttaatattccaATGATGGTCgttggtggtggtggttATACAATGAGAAATGTTGCCAGAACTTGGTGCTTTGAGACtggtttattaaataatgtgATTTTGGACTCAGAATTGCCATACAATGATTACTACGAGTATTATGGCCCAGATTACAAATTGGATGTTAGGCCATCAAATATGTTTAACGTAAATACACCAGAATACTTGGATAAGATCCTAACGACTATTTTCTCCAACTTAGAACATACAAAATATGCTCCTAGTGTACAGCTAAATCATGTGCCAAGAGATCCAGAAGATCAAGGGGATGTAGAGGAAGATTCCACCGAAGCCAAGGATACAAAGGGTGGTTCCCAATACGCTAGAGACCAGATTGTGGAAAGTACAAACGAATTTTATTGA
- the RIB4 gene encoding lumazine synthase RIB4 (similar to Saccharomyces cerevisiae RIB4 (YOL143C); ancestral locus Anc_3.7), which produces MAVKGLGQLDKQYDGSQIRVGIIHARWNKSIIDALVTGAIKRMKSLGVKEENIIVETVPGSYELPYGSKRFIERQRKLNEPLDVVIPIGVLIKGSTMHFEYISDSTTQALMALQNQVNLPVIFGLLTCLTEEQALARAGIDEAKSMHNHGEDWGAAAVEMAVKFGPVHNDF; this is translated from the coding sequence ATGGCTGTTAAAGGTTTAGGTCAATTAGACAAGCAATATGATGGTAGTCAAATTAGAGTGGGGATTATTCATGCCCGTTggaataaatcaattattgaTGCCTTAGTTACTGGTGCTATCAAAAGAATGAAATCATTAGGtgtaaaagaagaaaatattattgttgaaaCTGTACCAGGCTCATACGAGTTACCTTATGGATCTAAGAGATTTATAGAAAGacaaagaaaattgaaTGAACCTTTGGATGTTGTTATCCCAATTGGTGTTCTAATAAAGGGTAGCACTATGCATTTCGAATATATTTCTGATTCAACCACTCAAGCTTTGATGGCTTTGCAAAACCAAGTCAATTTGCCTGTTATCTTTGGACTATTAACTTGCCTAACCGAAGAACAAGCATTAGCTAGAGCTGGTATTGATGAAGCAAAATCTATGCACAACCATGGTGAGGATTGGGGTGCTGCAGCAGTTGAAATGGCTGTTAAATTCGGTCCAGTTCATAATGACTTTTAA
- the NOP8 gene encoding Nop8p (similar to Saccharomyces cerevisiae NOP8 (YOL144W); ancestral locus Anc_3.6), producing MSHVEKRIFVGNLKHNVEGVLNDLYERFSKFGRCLDPEFDNKGSFAYLSMEFPDENSFLKLKNSFHNVKFKENLLKIDTAKPDWKESWSKQHDQDLKINMIKERLQKEKEWKFHKKLENISMSWKDHRDVMNGRIRKTPRQKSQLRNITFRIDVNGSLKVYKCYKIKLWGYEKNKDLRDLVYTFIDKKWRNGSNHIVDRLDYSRATHSIHLRSGKDRITISATSHPTDSKTEDADNNIEEGDNIEEEVLKVEKQKNTDVLNQVLQGFNFDKPMDMEDEAINEEYGASDYELEHQFGDSDSDREVSNKNLNKSLDKPKEKKNGETSYNNYEDKTSRHKKNTEEDSYEGEDEDKEFIPTFGNKQADTQAPEVASGTISNVNTLRTLFNPQDESKSSSFKLIEESDDDIDKNKNINNDDDFDASNKNAQSINDKNLSNQYHTLKYRLFFPHLDSPFLTGQTQLVKVKDSSKDNLLDNWEEEFRENRILWLKEMKRKRRDAVRQLAKKRSKNITSALL from the coding sequence ATGTCACACgtagaaaaaagaatatttgtAGGAAATTTAAAGCATAATGTGGAGGGGgtattaaatgatttgtATGAAAGGTTTAGCAAATTTGGTAGATGTTTAGATCCTGAATTTGACAATAAGGGTAGCTTTGCTTATTTGAGTATGGAGTTTCCAGATGAGAActcatttttaaaattaaaaaacagTTTTCATAatgttaaatttaaagaaaatttattaaaaatagataCTGCAAAACCAGATTGGAAAGAAAGTTGGTCCAAACAGCATGATCAAGACTTAAAGATTAATATGATTAAAGAACGTTTacaaaaggaaaaagaatGGAAATTTCACAAGAAATTAGAAAACATCTCTATGAGTTGGAAAGATCATCGTGATGTCATGAATGGAAGAATAAGAAAAACGCCAAGACAAAAATCACAATTACGTAATATTACTTTCAGAATTGATGTGAATGGTAGTTTGAAAGTTTACAAAtgttataaaataaaattgtgggggtatgaaaaaaataaagatttaagAGACTTAGTTTATACATTTATTGATAAGAAATGGCGTAATGGTTCCAATCATATTGTTGATAGATTGGACTACAGTAGAGCAACTCATAGTATACATTTGAGAAGTGGCAAAGACCGCATCACCATTTCAGCTACAAGTCATCCAACTGATAGTAAAACAGAAGACGCAgacaataatattgaagaagGTGATAAtatagaagaagaagtatTGAAAGTAGAAAAACAGAAGAATACAGATGTTCTAAATCAAGTGCTTCAaggatttaattttgataagCCTATGGATATGGAGGACGAAGCTATAAATGAAGAGTACGGTGCTTCAGATTATGAACTCGAACACCAGTTTGGTGATAGCGATAGTGATAGAGAAGTTTCCAACAAAAATTTGAACAAATCATTAGACAAaccaaaagaaaaaaagaacgGTGAAACCagttataataattatgaaGATAAAACCTCTCGTCATAAGAAAAACACTGAAGAGGATTCTTATGAAGGTGAAGACGAAGATAAAGAGTTTATACCTACATTTGGTAACAAACAAGCCGACACACAGGCTCCAGAAGTGGCTAGCGGTACAATTAGTAATGTTAATACATTAAGAACATTATTTAATCCTCAAGATGAGTCAAAGtcatcttcatttaaattgattgaagaatcagatgatgatattgacaaaaataaaaatattaataatgatgatgactTTGATGCCTCCAACAAAAACGCCCAATCCATTAATGACAAGAATTTATCTAATCAATATCATACCTTGAAGTATCGATTATTCTTCCCACATTTAGACTCACCTTTTTTAACTGGTCAAACACAATTAGTTAAAGTAAAAGATTCCAGTAAAGATAACTTACTGGATAATTGGGAAGAAGAATTTAgagaaaatagaattttgtGGTTAAAGGAGATGAAGCGTAAAAGAAGAGATGCAGTACGACAATTAGCTAAAAAGAGGTCGAAAAATATCACAAGTGCATTATTATAG